In a single window of the Gossypium hirsutum isolate 1008001.06 chromosome A13, Gossypium_hirsutum_v2.1, whole genome shotgun sequence genome:
- the LOC121212422 gene encoding uncharacterized protein, with product MAEEPTPKRQREETQSSNEEHVEETKRHKSYNHILSLLEVEEDEPSQDLSPLITTLQQQLSSDSVLDAPFPLCEPATPSPSNPDKETATTVLSLEDCTSATCSLKEDDDDDDKVQVIRHLLEASDDELGIPNREDGDGDGSGGGSDVGFEVFELEEGFNNGGNGFALCDGLWELEDEAANYYTLLQSELFM from the coding sequence ATGGCCGAGGAGCCGACACCAAAGCGCCAAAGAGAAGAAACCCAGAGCTCAAACGAAGAACATGTTGAAGAAACAAAACGCCATAAGTCTTACAATCACATACTCTCTTTGCTTGAAGTCGAAGAGGATGAGCCCAGCCAAGACTTGTCCCCCCTAATCACCACTTTACAGCAACAGCTCTCCTCGGACTCCGTTTTGGATGCCCCTTTCCCTCTTTGTGAACCAGCAACACCATCGCCCTCGAACCCAGACAAGGAAACCGCCACCACCGTCCTCAGCTTAGAAGACTGCACATCAGCAACTTGTTCCTtgaaagaagatgatgatgatgatgataaagtGCAAGTCATAAGACATTTGCTTGAAGCCTCTGATGATGAGCTGGGGATTCCAAATAGAGAAGATGGCGATGGAGATGGTAGCGGTGGTGGTAGTGATGTTGGCTTTGAAGTTTTTGAGTTGGAAGAAGGTTTCAACAATGGCGGAAATGGGTTTGCATTGTGTGATGGGTTATGGGAACTTGAAGATGAGGCTGCTAATTACTATACTTTGTTACAGTCTGAACTCTTCATGTAG